One Mycoplasmopsis caviae DNA segment encodes these proteins:
- a CDS encoding ABC transporter permease, translating into MTKFWEILKRSYIYLILVFTYIPLVFAVIFSFNKPSDKGFLSFNWNTYSKDAWVNFFDEGRGNALINSIIIAFFVSILVVSISLVTVFAMWRQKNKNYSRIVRAVNNVPLINPDNITAIGLVLVFSALFGTLASTREGMLRGIVGHTIMALPYGITLMYPRSEKFNASLFEASQDLGYSKIKSWFKTYFIYMIPSIIFAALVSIFLSFDDFIILQTTSNVSTLGTKLYEGQFKAWGLVVGASLLFLTIAINACYIGYKAYIIKRSVKKVKKVKNEQQQTKEQFI; encoded by the coding sequence ATGACTAAATTTTGAGAAATTCTTAAACGAAGTTATATTTACTTAATTTTAGTTTTTACTTACATCCCATTAGTGTTTGCGGTTATATTCAGTTTTAATAAACCAAGTGATAAAGGTTTTTTATCATTTAATTGAAATACATATTCAAAGGATGCATGAGTTAATTTCTTTGATGAGGGCAGAGGGAATGCATTAATTAATTCAATTATTATCGCATTCTTTGTTTCAATTTTAGTAGTTAGTATTTCACTTGTAACAGTTTTTGCAATGTGAAGACAAAAAAATAAAAATTACTCAAGAATAGTTAGAGCAGTTAATAATGTCCCACTTATCAACCCAGACAACATTACTGCAATTGGTTTAGTTTTAGTTTTTAGTGCTCTATTTGGAACATTAGCAAGCACAAGAGAAGGAATGCTTCGAGGAATTGTTGGACATACAATTATGGCCCTACCTTATGGTATAACTCTAATGTATCCACGTAGTGAAAAATTTAATGCTTCTTTATTTGAAGCAAGCCAAGATTTAGGCTATTCAAAAATTAAGTCATGATTTAAAACTTATTTTATTTACATGATTCCATCAATTATTTTTGCTGCACTTGTCTCAATATTTCTATCATTTGATGATTTCATTATTTTGCAAACAACATCAAATGTAAGTACTCTTGGAACCAAATTGTATGAAGGTCAATTTAAGGCATGAGGTCTTGTAGTTGGAGCAAGTTTATTATTTCTTACTATTGCAATCAATGCTTGTTACATAGGTTATAAAGCATATATTATAAAAAGAAGTGTTAAGAAAGTAAAGAAGGTAAAAAATGAACAACAACAAACCAAAGAACAATTCATTTAA
- a CDS encoding ABC transporter permease, translating into MNLRIKNKLALNKRLLLLLPYLLIAIFLIILPILLIVINALKPQEDFNAVALLTEVNIWLIIWRSLKIGLISAILCLLIAFPYAYFTVMTKSKYLAIYSLSLILSPMLIFTIAKIYAIRGFFLSVFEQESLNAEWFMVLGLTYLNLPYMVMPLYTVFKDMPKNILEASSDLGYNKFQTMFRVVVPYSFKAILSGFSLIFLSSATTFVISAKLLPNGTQLQTIGAVISEYSNPANKFELALGSTLVLVVSAIFIGCYGMINFIPKVIIRFRQTRGGKKND; encoded by the coding sequence ATGAATTTAAGAATTAAAAATAAACTAGCACTAAATAAAAGATTATTACTTTTATTGCCTTATTTATTAATTGCTATCTTCTTAATCATTTTGCCAATTTTATTAATAGTTATTAATGCACTAAAGCCACAAGAAGATTTTAATGCTGTTGCACTCTTAACAGAAGTAAACATTTGATTAATAATTTGACGTAGTTTAAAAATTGGGCTAATTTCAGCAATTCTTTGCTTGTTAATAGCTTTTCCATATGCTTATTTTACAGTCATGACTAAAAGTAAATATTTAGCAATTTATTCATTAAGTTTAATACTTAGTCCAATGTTAATTTTTACAATTGCTAAAATTTATGCAATTAGAGGCTTCTTCTTATCAGTTTTTGAACAAGAAAGCCTTAATGCTGAATGATTTATGGTTTTAGGTTTAACCTACTTGAATTTGCCATATATGGTTATGCCTCTTTATACTGTTTTTAAAGATATGCCTAAAAACATACTTGAAGCTAGTTCAGATTTAGGTTATAACAAATTTCAAACAATGTTTAGAGTTGTTGTTCCATATAGTTTTAAAGCTATTTTAAGTGGTTTTAGTTTAATTTTCTTATCATCTGCAACTACATTTGTTATTAGTGCTAAATTACTTCCTAATGGAACTCAATTGCAAACAATTGGTGCTGTAATTAGTGAATATTCAAACCCTGCTAACAAGTTTGAATTAGCACTAGGAAGCACACTTGTTTTAGTTGTATCAGCCATTTTTATAGGTTGTTATGGAATGATAAACTTTATACCAAAAGTTATTATTAGATTTAGACAAACTAGAGGAGGTAAGAAAAATGACTAA
- a CDS encoding IS1634 family transposase gives MQEVKENLGIENVTIVADRGLNSGPNLQSIIDNGFKFIMAEKIRAKGKIASEILDLDSYDKITENYFIRDRKDTKFVKNEDDEKYIIDGRLVLSFSENRRKKDESDRKRLIEKALKGVQNNASKARSELSRGGRKYLDYNVKEVTIKTTKIEDDAKWDGFYGIFTNDMEMKTDRIISTYRKLWKIEDSFRMLKTSFEVRPVYLSKRKTIEAAFSYLLFSPCTPKISRIHYWLNSWRWSQIYYWKNTQQY, from the coding sequence ATACAGGAAGTTAAGGAAAATTTAGGAATCGAAAATGTAACGATAGTTGCTGATAGAGGACTTAATTCTGGGCCTAATTTACAGTCGATAATTGACAATGGTTTTAAATTTATAATGGCAGAAAAAATTAGAGCAAAAGGCAAAATTGCCTCTGAAATACTTGACTTAGATTCATATGATAAAATAACTGAAAACTACTTTATTAGAGATCGTAAAGATACAAAATTTGTAAAAAATGAAGATGATGAGAAATATATAATTGATGGTAGACTTGTTCTTTCTTTCAGTGAAAATAGAAGAAAAAAGGATGAGAGCGACCGCAAAAGACTTATTGAAAAAGCTTTAAAAGGTGTTCAAAACAATGCTTCAAAAGCTCGCTCAGAATTAAGTAGAGGCGGTAGAAAGTATCTCGATTATAATGTTAAAGAAGTAACGATAAAGACAACAAAAATTGAAGATGATGCAAAATGAGATGGCTTTTATGGAATATTCACAAACGATATGGAAATGAAGACTGATAGAATTATTTCAACATATCGAAAACTTTGAAAGATTGAAGATTCGTTTAGAATGTTAAAAACATCATTTGAGGTTAGACCTGTTTATCTATCAAAAAGGAAGACAATTGAAGCGGCATTTTCTTATTTGTTATTTAGCCCTTGTACTCCAAAGATTTCTAGAATTCACTATTGACTCAATAGTTGAAGATGATCACAAATTTACTACTGAAAAAATACTCAACAGTATTAG
- a CDS encoding ABC transporter ATP-binding protein, with amino-acid sequence MIKKNNSPYIIELKEVVKEFDDKVVLENVDLKINKGEFVTLLGPSGSGKTTILRLIAGFERATRGEIKFHGVDIKDLPPHKRDLSTIFQDYALFPHLNVEGNIKYGLALKRMPKEVINAKHEKLLAQKQKKWEERAKAEMKKLDVLQTKYEREMKTLKKNTFAYRRRQKWLDKSDFNYSYWENYVDQQTENFEKRYLTRKITKEEMDKEVKEIVELVGLQGNERKSINELSGGMKQRVALARSLVIEPAILLLDEPLSALDAKIRQRMQVLLRSLQQKLGLTFIFVTHDQDEALELSDRIAIMRAGKIEQYDTPKNIYDYPVNKWVASFIGDSNIYNGIFNSDGTVTMWDRNFKTIHDEDEFANLTEVDVLIRPEDIDIMSYDDKKKDKLVGEIINMAYRGSYYYLKIQLDNDEIIYVETAKKFEMGEKVNLSWTIDSIHLMNKDSKWDYKTNEFKN; translated from the coding sequence ATGATTAAGAAAAACAACTCACCTTATATCATTGAACTTAAAGAAGTTGTTAAAGAATTTGACGATAAGGTTGTTTTAGAAAATGTTGATTTAAAAATTAACAAAGGAGAATTTGTTACATTATTAGGCCCTTCTGGTTCTGGAAAAACAACAATTCTTAGATTAATAGCAGGTTTTGAAAGAGCAACACGTGGTGAAATTAAATTCCATGGTGTTGATATTAAGGATTTACCTCCACATAAAAGAGACCTTTCAACTATTTTTCAAGATTATGCACTATTTCCTCACTTAAATGTTGAAGGTAATATTAAATATGGTTTAGCACTTAAGAGAATGCCGAAAGAAGTTATCAATGCTAAACACGAAAAACTATTAGCACAGAAACAAAAAAAATGAGAAGAAAGAGCAAAAGCTGAAATGAAAAAACTTGATGTTTTGCAAACAAAATATGAAAGAGAAATGAAAACATTAAAGAAAAATACTTTTGCTTATAGACGTAGACAAAAATGATTAGATAAGTCAGACTTTAATTATTCATATTGAGAAAACTATGTAGATCAACAAACAGAAAACTTCGAAAAACGTTATCTTACACGTAAAATAACAAAAGAAGAAATGGATAAAGAAGTTAAGGAAATTGTTGAACTTGTTGGACTACAAGGTAATGAAAGAAAATCAATTAATGAACTTTCTGGTGGTATGAAACAACGTGTTGCACTAGCTAGATCACTTGTTATTGAGCCTGCTATCTTATTATTAGATGAACCATTAAGTGCACTTGATGCTAAGATAAGACAAAGAATGCAAGTTTTATTAAGAAGTTTACAACAAAAATTAGGCCTTACATTTATTTTTGTTACTCACGACCAAGACGAAGCACTTGAACTCTCTGATAGAATAGCAATCATGCGTGCTGGCAAAATTGAACAATATGACACGCCAAAAAATATTTATGACTATCCAGTTAATAAATGAGTAGCTTCTTTTATTGGAGACTCAAATATTTACAATGGTATCTTTAATAGCGATGGCACTGTGACAATGTGAGATCGCAATTTTAAGACAATTCATGATGAAGATGAATTTGCAAATCTTACTGAAGTCGATGTATTAATTAGACCAGAAGACATTGACATAATGTCTTATGATGACAAGAAAAAGGACAAACTTGTCGGTGAAATTATTAATATGGCTTACCGTGGCAGTTATTACTATTTAAAAATCCAACTTGATAATGATGAAATTATTTATGTTGAAACAGCTAAAAAGTTTGAAATGGGCGAGAAAGTAAACTTAAGTTGAACAATTGACTCAATTCACTTAATGAATAAAGATAGCAAGTGAGATTATAAAACTAATGAATTTAAGAATTAA
- a CDS encoding type 2 periplasmic-binding domain-containing protein — translation MNNNKPKNNSFKNFIKSKILTKTFGYSALAVLGTVALTGALVHKYSGRAKYKPSFYNYQSYIDDDSKRVINENFTFKEFEEIQHFTKSILTNKAAGGIGNDAQAVQLIRDGKLRKIDYAKMFNDPKYKDREKVLELLSDTVKEHIKSYDKFLTKDQCIESDGTVAKEDKHLIDYFAPYFSQDMVVAYNPQKVLKLNYNDAYYHAKITAHEQAIQEHLLKVSENKGEFRLIDIMKALTLKGYNYWEATYAMRDNMIYGSAYVKDPVKGYIDDHATGKGSTPDKPNWYKEHIDHFVELFQHGTNYSIRDTEHVVFNGDGQWLLNNLINPTTKTNAGLIYNGDALDAYFSEDNFENKVQQGTLRFFRPKINLLLVDGLVISENTSDHFADLIYESAHKSFLSGVERNDWNNGPKWVKKIDPKNGEDISEFENIEEYKSLLTFDHVGYTPAWKNLYNYVKDNYFDKVKEEKQKNYIASLYEIGKEQKIYGSDDTTIKATYEVKHFPIEPESKKTQAEIKVYYDTKLKS, via the coding sequence ATGAACAACAACAAACCAAAGAACAATTCATTTAAAAATTTTATTAAAAGTAAAATTTTAACTAAAACTTTTGGTTATAGTGCACTAGCAGTTCTTGGTACAGTAGCACTAACTGGTGCACTAGTTCATAAATATAGCGGGCGTGCAAAATATAAACCTTCTTTTTATAATTATCAATCATATATTGATGATGACTCTAAAAGAGTTATTAATGAAAACTTTACATTCAAAGAATTTGAAGAAATCCAACACTTTACAAAATCAATTTTGACTAATAAAGCAGCTGGTGGAATTGGTAATGATGCACAAGCAGTTCAACTAATTAGAGATGGCAAACTTCGTAAAATTGATTATGCAAAGATGTTTAATGACCCAAAATACAAAGATCGTGAAAAGGTTTTAGAACTCTTAAGCGATACAGTTAAAGAACACATTAAATCATATGATAAATTTTTAACTAAAGATCAATGTATTGAATCTGATGGAACAGTAGCAAAAGAAGATAAACATCTTATTGATTACTTTGCTCCATATTTCTCACAAGATATGGTTGTAGCATATAATCCACAAAAAGTCTTAAAGCTTAATTATAATGATGCATATTACCATGCTAAAATTACAGCTCACGAACAAGCAATTCAAGAACACTTATTAAAAGTTTCTGAAAACAAAGGCGAATTTAGATTAATTGACATAATGAAAGCCTTAACATTAAAAGGTTACAATTATTGAGAAGCAACTTATGCTATGAGAGACAATATGATTTATGGCTCTGCATATGTTAAAGACCCAGTTAAAGGATATATTGATGATCATGCTACTGGAAAAGGTTCAACTCCAGATAAGCCAAATTGATACAAGGAGCATATTGATCACTTCGTTGAACTATTTCAACACGGCACAAATTATAGCATTAGAGATACAGAACATGTTGTCTTTAATGGTGATGGCCAATGACTTTTGAATAATTTAATTAACCCTACAACAAAAACAAATGCTGGTTTAATTTACAATGGAGATGCACTTGATGCTTACTTTTCAGAAGATAACTTTGAAAATAAAGTTCAACAAGGTACACTTAGATTTTTTAGACCAAAAATTAATTTATTGTTAGTGGACGGATTGGTTATCTCAGAGAATACAAGTGACCATTTTGCTGATTTAATTTATGAAAGTGCACATAAAAGCTTTTTATCAGGTGTTGAAAGGAATGATTGAAATAACGGACCAAAATGAGTTAAAAAAATTGACCCAAAAAATGGTGAAGATATATCGGAATTCGAAAACATTGAAGAATATAAATCACTTTTAACTTTTGACCACGTTGGCTATACACCTGCATGAAAGAATTTATATAATTATGTAAAAGACAACTACTTTGACAAAGTTAAAGAAGAAAAACAAAAAAACTATATTGCAAGTCTTTATGAGATTGGCAAAGAGCAAAAAATCTATGGTAGCGATGATACAACAATAAAAGCGACATATGAGGTTAAGCATTTTCCAATTGAACCTGAAAGTAAGAAAACACAAGCGGAAATTAAAGTTTATTATGATACAAAACTAAAAAGTTAA